GAATCTCAACTTCAAATTGAAGTATTCTGTCACCATGGTATATATACCATGAGACCAATCAAACAACCCTTGGATAAAGAGTCAAAATAAGAGCAGAATCACAACAGAAATGACAAAGCCCAGAGTGGCAGGCAAAATGACAAATTAGTTTCAAACATGAAAAGGTATTAAAGAGAAACAGCACCAAAACACAGTATGTATTAGAAGAAGACCTTACCACAAGATAGCCAAACGCAAAACCAGTTCCAATAATTAGCAGGTGTGGTTGGTTTCTCATTATATCTGAAGGAGATAGATAGGACCTGCGAATTAATTTAACGCCCATCAGTAATGATGTAACTGATATTTTTGCCCACATGCTATCTTCAGTTACTGCTCTTTTTTAATTAAAAAAGAGTATAATAAGATATATACAATAGAACTCAGAAGGGTCAACAGCATACCACACAAGAGTTCCCGCCATCAGTAAACCGAAAGGGAAGAGCTGGTAAAAATGAAGGGTCGAAAGTCACATGGAGAAATGAGAACCGCAATATGACAACAAATCTAGACCTTACCATTGCTAGTGCCAGCAGCATGCTTCCTTTTCTTGCGACGACGACTTTGTAAACATTGTGAGTGCTGTAAGTTAAGACACTAGCTTAGTCCAGCTTGATTAACACTTGAATGTCAGTTCTAAATTAAACAAATGTGGTGCCTTATCAACTCAAAGGCTCAAAGATCTGCCAACTAGCCACCCAAAATCAATACAAGAACATAAACAAGCTAAACATCCAAAAGAATAAGAGGGCAATTCAAATCTCTCGACACTGGAATTCTTTGAACTGGAGTATTAGAGCTATCTAGTACAGGTATTTCAGATCTATTGAGCAAGCGAAAAACATAGATCAGATAAAATGAGAATCAAAGCAGAAAATACTACACAAAATGACAAATAGAACTTACTTAGAGCCAATCGTCGGGATTACAGCAAAAGCAATCATTAGAAACAGCACAATGCCATATAGGGAGATTTCTGGAAAAGAAGCAATGGACAATAGACTTTAGCATAGGGAATACCAGCATTTGTCACTGTCCGAATTCATGTTACTGTTTTCAGTTTTCACAGTATTAACAGCACAAGGTTACATCGGCAACAGATGAAACAGTCAAGCTCATGTTAAGGAATTTATTAGCTTATAATTTTAATACAAAAAACTAAATTAGAACCATAAGCTTGGTAGTCTACATACCAGGAACAAGAGGCAGCCAATTAAGGAGGGGGACTGATTTTCGGAAATCCTGTGCCCACCATTCAGCCCCTATggaaggaaaatgaaaggaaacaTGTGCAGTTAATATCAATATACTATATGGCTGGATATGAATCACATATGCATGATGTATACATATGCACAGTATATTAGCAGGAGAAAAGTACAGATTGACAAGCTCGGCATGGATTTGATTCATGTGAAGGTTGATAAAAGTAAGTCAAATAGTACCTGTGAAAAAGGTGACGATATGGCACACATAGATCAGCATAAGGCCTTCAGTCGGCCCATTGACTACTGGAAGAACAAGTGTGTTTGTAAAATAGCTACACAGAAAACAATTATGCGTGAGATGGAAAAATGATACACAAAAGCAACACAACAAATGTCTGCCGAGGTATCGCCAATGCAGATATAGGAATAATCATAAACATCACAAAGGATCAATGGTATGAAGGTTTCAAACTCTAAAATAGTAGTGCTTTTATGCTCTTGATCTAAATAGGGTAGTGGGTGGTCCCAACATGCAAATCAACTGTCCATGTGCTTCACAGTTGGCACCTTCTATGAGAGCATTAAAACGTTACCAACATAACAAACCACATGAACATAGCTGGTCCGACTAAGGCATATGCAGTTTCACGAACCATTTGAAAAAAAAAAAAGATGGCACAAGCACTGTGATACATGTTCAGCATTTGAAAAACTATAAAGCATCCAAAGAGACTTGGAACAGCAACTTCATAAGGGCAACATTATGCAAGGAAAGGTATAACCTGTTTGGTAATAGATGTTGAATGGTATGGAGCAATGCTTGCGGCTAAGATAGTTTCGTACTGTAACATAGAAGCGAAAGAAACAGATGAACTCACTGTTCCCAGGTTGCGAAGTAGAAGGGGACAGCTGAAATGACCCAAAACCAGAAGGTAGCGTTTCCACACATAGCTGTGCTTCCAAAAGCCAGGGACTCGAACTAATAAATAAAGTGATCAGTTCACAACAATTTTAGTATCTTTGCATATGTAAGAAACAAAGTTGACGAATAGCCTTACAGCACATGCAAGCGCATCGCATCCTGTTCACAGTAAAAACTTGTCAGTGTCACATGCATGGTTTGTCAAGACTGACTTCAGCTAGCTGGATTTGGGATGGAGATTACCGTGATCAAAAAGTTCGCCTAAGGGACTCGATGAGTTGGTACGTCTTGCTTGTTTACCATCCACAGCATCAAAAGTCTGCATCCATATTACAACATGTATATTACAATTCTAAACTGGCAGTGACTGCAAATTACACATGGTAGAATCGTAAGAAAATCAAGATATTTGTGAATTAGAGATTAATAGGAAAAGGGTCCACCACACATTTAGGAACTAATAGCaagccctttgtagcatgggtcaTAAATGCTTTAACAATATTGCCAGAACTGCAGATTAATGACAATGCCTCTACAAGCATTAGTTGAATGTCATACTTATCTGTTCTATAAAAAACATCACACTAGTGCTATGCTGAAAACTGGAAAGGGAGAGTAAGATAGTAGTAGAATATCGCATAATTGGATGAGCGTATAAAGTTGGATACCTGGTAAAGGAAGAGAAGTATTCCATGCGCAAGATGAACCCATCTAGGAGGCGCTGTATCAAGATGAGGTGAATACAACTGCGGCGAAATGACAGACACAAGTTTAAAGCTTGCTAGAGTATTACTGCGGCGGCAACTAACAAGCAGCAAAACCTTCATATTTGCGTGTTGTGCATTACTGACATAACATAGTACTTACAAAGCCAAGGAATGCTGACGTCAGCAGAAACATGAAACCTGTCAGCGTGATCTGGAAACAAGAAGAAACATTTTATCAGGCCTTGAAACAAAATACGATTGCTTGCAACAGCAGAATGTGCAGGACCCTCACCATGTTTGGCCTGCGGATGATTTCGACATGGAGGCAAAAGAAACAAGGTCAGTCTCTGGTCCGCACACATAGTTGAACAAACAAAACAAGATGAAGGGAAAAGCGTAAAAACGCAATCACTTCCACTGAGTAACCACGATAATAATTTACCGCTGCCGAACTGTAATAATTATAAAACAAAACAGTAGTATATAAACAAGCAAGCATGGTGTGTCTTAGGTTCACAAGCCACAACGAACCCACTACGGCAGAATCCTTCATTAACAATCGTGCGTTCGGATCACTCTGACCCTACACGAATATAAAATGACCACATTGAGGTTTCGAATCGCCGGCTTTACAGAAACTAGAGAACACCCCCGATAACATGTGACGAAAGCGAGCAACTAATCCGGGTATTAATTATACGGCATGGAATATGTGCAAAGCAGGCTTTCCAGCGCCTCATTAGCGACTCCACTAAGCGAAAAGCCGGGGGTGACTGAAGGCTGCTTTCGCGTTGTCTGCACCCTGTGCCTGCAACCGCAAGATGCTCCCCAGGGCCAAAGGCGGACGGTTCCTCATGCCGTTATGCGATAATAATAGTATAACGGCGAAAGAAAAGCACGCATTCCACATCACGCTCGCGTGGGGGGCTGAACTGAACACCGCCGGATCATGGCGGAACGCCGGGACGCTCGTACTGTGCTGTCCGCGCTGAGATAACAGGAGAACCGAACGCGTTTGCGCCGGTCGGGCGGATGCATTGCCCGAGCTCGGCGGGGAACGGACCGTGCGGGCTCGCGCGCGCGTGGATGGGAGGTGCACGCGGAGGACGGCGTACGAagtaggaggggaggggagggcgcTTACGGGAACCAGAGGGGGAAGACGTTGACGAATCGCGACCAGAAGGGCTGGAGGATGTACTTGGCGACGACGGAGTGGTCGACGCCGCTGTACTTGTACTTGCGCAGCGTCGCGACGCCGTGGCTCCCGACGtaccccatctcctcctccccgccCCGCCCCCAAATCCGAGTCCCCGGCCGG
This genomic stretch from Hordeum vulgare subsp. vulgare chromosome 6H, MorexV3_pseudomolecules_assembly, whole genome shotgun sequence harbors:
- the LOC123402200 gene encoding choline/ethanolaminephosphotransferase 1-like, whose protein sequence is MGYVGSHGVATLRKYKYSGVDHSVVAKYILQPFWSRFVNVFPLWFPPNMITLTGFMFLLTSAFLGFLYSPHLDTAPPRWVHLAHGILLFLYQTFDAVDGKQARRTNSSSPLGELFDHGCDALACAFESLAFGSTAMCGNATFWFWVISAVPFYFATWEHYFTNTLVLPVVNGPTEGLMLIYVCHIVTFFTGAEWWAQDFRKSVPLLNWLPLVPEISLYGIVLFLMIAFAVIPTIGSNTHNVYKVVVARKGSMLLALAMLFPFGLLMAGTLVWSYLSPSDIMRNQPHLLIIGTGFAFGYLVGRMILAHLCDEPKGLKTGMCMALAYFPFAIANALTARLDDGNPLFDEQLVLLIYCLFTVALYMHFATSVIHEITNALGIHCFRITRKKA